The following nucleotide sequence is from Trifolium pratense cultivar HEN17-A07 linkage group LG2, ARS_RC_1.1, whole genome shotgun sequence.
TatcttttttgacaaagataCTATTATCTTGTTTGTTTATGTATTGATTTTCCGCAAAACCACATCTGGTTTTGTTCAAACATGCTTATATTATTCTGAATGCTCATATTCTTTTCTGATGGACCTGAACAtggtgttttttatttttatcaatagGGACGGTGTTAGCGAATCCCAATTCAATCAAGTCCTGAATATCGAACTTGACCAGATCATCGAGGTTCATTAGCTGTTCAAGTATATGCTATTTACATAGTATACATTTCAGTTATAAGGACTAATATTTACTTTGAACTTAATAGGCGTGCAAATTTCTTGATGAAAAATGGAACCCCAAATTTGTGGTCATTGTTGCTCAGAAGAACCACCACACAAGATTCTTCCAGACCAATTCTCCTGACAATGTCCCACCTGGCAAGTGTTTTGAGAATATTCAGATAGATCATGGTATTTTTTTACacactttttattgtttttattaacaTGTTGCTTTACAGGAACTGTTATTGATAACAAAATATGTCATCCAAGAAATTATGATTTCTACCTCTGTGCTCATGCTGGGATGATAGTGAGTATCCATTTCCctaaataattttgttgatatagcttgtattatttttctaatattCATTATAATTGTGGCTTATGTCGATATCATGTATGTTTTTGGTCTAAATTGTGCACGAGTTCTGTTTTAGTTCTCCTTTTTTTGTACATTTGAAGTTCCACCGGTATGTTGCTGGTAAAGAAAAGGTgctgttttcttttttctgtttGAAGATCTACTAGTAGGGAACAATTGTTCCTccttttggaaaaaaaaagctGATGTTTACTTGCCTCTAAATCTAGTAACAATGAAATGTTGTTTTGGAACAATCTTAAACCTCATGACAGTTATACCTATATCATCTTGGTTTGTTGTTTCAGAATGTTTCATTTCCATCATACGttcttgcattttttttagCTGGATTTACTTTATGTTGCATTGAAATGCCATGACACATGGATGAAATTAATCTTCTATTACATCTTGGTTATTGGTATAAgaattcatttcatttttccCCTTTTAATTATTGTTCTCAGGGCACCAGCAGGCCTACTCACTACCATGTGCTGCTTGATGAGATTGGTTTCTCCCCTGATGAACTTCAGGAGCTTGTTCATTCTCTATCATATGTGTAAGTGGAACTTTGGATCTATTTGATTGCATTAGACTGAtattttaatgatttatttaaGATCAATCTAAGTTAATTATTTGTGATATCACAGTTACCAGAGGAGCACCACAGCTATTTCAGTTGGTAAGTTCTTACACAGCATTTATTTATCTGGATAGATTGGTATTGCTATCTTCTAATTCAtgattgaaagttgaaacttaactacaaattatatttttctttctctgcAGTTGCACCTATATGCTATGCACACTTGGCTGCAACTCAGTTGGGACAGTTCATGAAATTCGAGGATAAATCTGAGACATCCTCAAGCCATGGTGGGCTAAGTGCTGCAGGAGCTGTACCTGTCCCTCAGCTCCCAAAATTGCAGGACAACGTAGCAAACTCTATGTTTTTCTGCTGAGGCTTATAAGCCTGCTTCTCTGGAGACAAATGATGACAGAATTATGTGTATATATAACTTCCAACCGAACTTATGAACCTAGTTAAATCGTGTGAACTTGATTTTGAAGACTAGGCTTGTGAACCTTGCTATTTATATGTGAAAGCTTTCACATATCTCTAGcctttttatatgttttgcgATAGCCGTAGGCTTGTGAACCGTGCTATTTATATGTGAAAGCTTTCAGCAAAAGCTTTCACATATCTCTAGCCTTTTATATGTTTTGTGATAGCCGTAGGCTTGTGTTTATGGTGTTCTACCTATGACTTCATGTTGCTATATATAATGTTATTGTTATGGATTTTAAGTTAATGTTGGAGTTGcaatatttaatgtttatggGGTGTGTTGCGTAGAATTGATCCTCAAAATCatgcacattaacaaatgagccgagtttacttataaaaatcaaGGACTTGGCTTGTGATGGTAGGTAGAGGGGATTTTGTGCTAATAGCATTCCTTGTTTTCTTATAAGTGAGTACTCACATTTTCAAGTCCCACCTATTGCatctttctatttctttttattaggGGTCTTTTGCTCAAGGGTGTCCCGGGGTActtaagcatacctaaaaagaaaataaataaaaaaatttatattgaaaagaccggtttttgtatttttgaggCTTTGAATGTAcgtattttgaaacaaaatttatattttaacatgcttaactagtgatattttaacatgcttaactagTGTATGGGGGCTTTGCTTAGTAATCAAAGCTGATGTTTTTAATtactcttaaaataaaatatgatttagtTTTGTTTAATCATTTTACTAAACAAGACTTTCATTATCattgaaattatataatataaatctaTTTGCTTTTTAGTAGCTAAATATAAATCTGTTTGATATCTTGAGTTATAAATAGTTAGTAATAAAATTCTTAATTAGTGTAAATCAATGAttgtataaaaattaagaaCAATTGTACTACAAGCTTTCATTCATTACTCACGGAATTAGAATATTAGAATTTACTAACTCTGCATAGTAAATATAAGTAATTAAAAAACATACATTAATATGCTTCTTCATAGTTTTTGGACTACTGAAAATGCTTACAACTagtgacggagccagaaatcttgaatatatatgatttttaatttgtagccttaaatatatatgattttttctaCATTGTCCTTTGATAATTTGAGCGTATTTAGCCAAGAAAACAAGTcatattaatttgattaaataaaatttggttaAAAGTTAATTGTGGATATCacatgtatatttatttatgtgactTGTTCTTATTGGTTGGTGGATAAATACCCTCAAATTATCAAAAGAAATATTCTCTACACCTGATATCTTTGGGAAATATcgaaagattttttcattttaaatctCAATAAAAACATATCTCTATGTAACTAAAGAATCAGTTAACCATTACCCTATTTTGCATCTCATTCTTTAGGAAGCATTTCAAAATcaaatcccaattttttttccatgtatGGATCCAATTTTATGCTTCTACATTCATCAAGTGCATGAGAATTAGAAGAATTAGAAGTTGATGGGTGTTTTGAACCTGactttcttttgaattttttttcttcattatttgttgttaaataaaaaatgaaaaaaaacccACAATTAAAACTATGTTTAAATCATACACTACAAATGCTCAAACAACTTAATCACATACCACTAAAAAACAAAGACAGAGGCACCAACTATCATGAGAACCTTCTACATGTACCCAACAACCCATCAAACATgcaaaagaataaaagaaaaaaagggatTTAAATTTGCTACACTAATAttaactctaaaaaaaatcatatgttccatataaaaaaatcaatattgtgcTAATGAGTTTAACTTTTAGACTCTCATAACAACTTTATATTGGTGTGTTTTGGTTAAAGTGTGAACATAACATATACATGTTAGTATTAGTATGACAATATATgctctatataaaaaaattcttaaaaagttTGTGGAGGCATGTGCCCACACGACTTAGTATGTGCCTCCGTCCTTGCTTACACCACACCAAAGTAGAGAAATAACAACGCCTCTTTTAacaagtttattttcaaaagcgTTGTTAAGAAAAACATGGAGTCAGTAGACAACGTTTTTAGATAGGGAAAAGCTAAAAAGCACGACAAAAAATTTCGTCAAAACCGCACGAATTAGTTGTTTGTTGTAATTTGAGTTATCTTTCAATTTTGATTTCATTTATGATGATCAATTTTGTGTTACATACGTGTTTGTTTATGATAATCTCATTCACTTTTCTCTTGAGGTGGTGCTTTTTCCAAATCACTCTCACTTGTCAGTTGACAGTGAATGCATGTTGCAACACATAAGTCTAAGATATTACCACACTTTTCTGAGTGTTTATTTTAGTTTGGTTTACgttttaagtattttaaatGATTATAAGCTAGCTAGCACCCACTCACACATACAATTAAATGAGAATTCAGCTTGTCGTGCACGGTTCGTGTGTAGCTTCCTCCTCTTTGGCCAATCTACAATGAGTTACAGAAGGTCAGAGTTACCTTTAACATAAATTGTACGGCAAGTAATTTTTGGCATTGATTTCAAATTTAATCCTAAAACCCTcagctttaaattttttaaggatTGAGATGAATATTAATCATCAATAAACTGGATCCAAAACTCCCTTGCCACATTTGCTAGTAGTTAGTATGCATTATGAAGGACCCAGTCATGCTTTGGCTTTGTCTTAGAAACTGCATTGAAATTGAGCTCTACTGACTCTTCTTCATTTGAATGGAATTAGAGCTTTACCTTTTTTAGTCTTAAGCTCATTATCAGCAGCTGAGCTCTCATTCCTAATAGACAATGTAACAAAGGAATTAGAAATAGAACAGGCATAATCAGTTCCACGGAAAAAATATTTGACCAATATCGATGTGGTAAATTACTCTTAGCAGGAAATTTAAATACACATGATGATActtgttaagagtctcacatcggttgagagatggtctgactaagtgtttatatactagaggcaatcctctccttacaagccggttttgtaaggatgagttaggtccaatactcatttctaagaataCTATTAATCCTACATTATCTTACTCAAACCAACATGAATACTACTGCAGTGAACATGCCTGCAAGTAGGAATGAATGGATCATGCAGAATATGCGTAATTTCAGTACTTACAAACTATGCGTAATTGTTCTTCTAACTCCTTGCACTTCGCCAAAGCTGCTTCATGAGATCTCTTTTCATCTTGGGAGTATTAACATCAAAGAAATACCACAAATCAagcctacaaaaaaaaaaaaaaactacaaaattagAAAGGTTGAAAACACTATGTTAAAATTCCATAAATTGTCAATCCAACAAACCAAACCCCTAACTATTATCTAAAGTTGGGTTAGCTATCAACcaaaagaaaatgtttttcatATTTCCACTTTGTTCAGTTCAATGATATTAATTCCCTCAACAAACTTTCTACAACTTGAATATGCTATTCTTAACCTTCTCTTCTTCAATAGATTGTTGGTGACCATCCGAATGAAGATATCGTTCCTAGAACTGTCTCAGCAGCTCCTTTCCAACGTATATGCACTCCATAATCCGCCTGCCATGAAGATTACAACAAATGTTTCTGATTTgcatattcattcaaattggtttttctaaaaacaaacaaaacatgttTTGAGATACATTAGAGtattaaaacatcaaatttaaaACATCAATTAAACTTCATAGTTATAATTATAAGTCTTCTCTTCACATCCATAAACAATTatcacaacaaaaacaaaactaaagatGCAATTTGATTTTagaacagaaaaataaaaattctaaatcaatTAATGGCCGAATTGAAGGCAATAAAGAGATGATTTGCTTGTGTATCAGTGGCATACACATTCAAGCATTGCATTTGTCCAGCCACAAAACAAAAGAGTAAACCAAAACATCATACCACAAAGGAGATAACCATGAATAAGAGTAAACCAAAACAAAAGAGATAACCATGAATAAATTCTAAGCAAACATTTTTATAATTAGAATACATGTAAGTGTAACTCACAAATAAAGGAATTGACACAATGCTGGTTTTGATTGTTACTTTTCTCTTGGTTTCACACTCTTCCAATTTTTCCATCCATTTCTCAACCTGAAACGGTAAAATATGTCAAATTTAAAATAGCTggatataattattaaaaaaatactcacTACAACACAAGCTAGTATATGATATAATAACATTTGCATAcattattatgaaaattatgctTCTGAAACAATTGTATACATAAATCATGAATATCTGCTGTTGCGTTTTAAGTCATGGATCAAAGTGAACCACACATTTATTTACTTGTTTCCATTAATGTTAAACAGGAAGTGAAATCACTTGATTTAAGGTAAATAGTTGCTTTTATATGTATATTCATGCAAAGTCCAAACTCTCTGATTTGAGTTTGCAGGAGCGAAATATGGAAGGAATgggtgtatatatatatatatatatatatatatatatatatatatatatatatatatatatatatatatatagggatgATTATAGCAAAATATGAAAACTCAAAACTCACTTTCACTTCTCATTTATCTAATTTCCACTCTTTCCTCTTATAAGGATCATAATGTAAGAGATGCAAGAAGAGAAACTACCtcttataacagacaatcaatACCTTCAATTCAAAATCCACCCTTTATTTGCAAAAAGCACAATCTTAgcaaatgttaaaaaataaatcatcaaataaTCTAGAAAATCCAAATCTTACAATCTATATCCTTTTCATTCTAAAAACCAAAAAGAGAGTTAAAAGctgaaatttaaaatgaaccTTTTTCTAAGTAATTTCTACATAAACCCCCGGTTGACCAAAACCTTCAAAGATACGAAGAAAAACTTCATCAGATAATttgaatgagagagagagagagagagagagagagagagagagagagagagagagagaaaatggtAAAAACTGAATTTGTGTCCTCCATAAGGCTCTATAAAGTCTCATTATTGAATCCAAGTAGTATCTTTTCAAGTCATGTTAAATGTCAATTTTACTTTTCTGGTTCAAATTCTGCATTTGCAGTATGACTGATATATCTACAGCATTTGTATCCTGGATGATTTTGCCATTTTAAACAAGATCATACAAAAACTTTTCAAAACTCTTCAGTGGAAGGAATTTAAGGGGCAAGTATCATGATTTATAACAGTTCTACATTTGACTACCCCAATGAGTACCTGATTTTgcttttaaatttttcaagtaCACAAGGTTTTGTCACTAGAATAGCTCTAACGTTTAAAGACTTCCCCTTTAAATTCTAACTAGACTCTGACCCCCAAAGCCCGGCCAACACAGCAGTGCCAATAAGCTCACTGAGCCATCAAAATCTTACAGAATTTGCAAACATCTATTCTGATACAAAActtcaaacaaataaatagaGAAATTTTTTTACTTGATTCCTAAAATCATCAAAGAATGCTAAACAAAAGTCCAAAACCATCATTTAATCATAGTTAACATCGAGAAGCTACCGGCAAGCAAGGCATAAAATCAATGAATTGCATTGCACTAAAGATTATACCATTAAGAAAACGGTCAAATGAGCAGATAGTATCCCATTGAATGCATATAACACAAGAAGTCATGTCtacccccaaaaaaaaaattgtctaaagTTGCATTCATgattatcaattaattaagCAAAGATAGATAAACTAAAATATTGTCATTAATCTCTCCAACAAAAATCATATATTAAAGGACTAAATGAGTTTCTGGAAGCGGAAATCAACAATACAAAACCGACAATTCCACAGTCTAAAGTGCAAGCAGAATATCCAGCTATGaagcaaaacaaaataacaGCGGCAAAATCAACGGTAGCGACGAAGAGAAAGGGTATTGTTTCTCTTCCAGTTGGCCCTGCGGGATGGACGAGCTTTGTGGTGTCGATGCCCCTTGCCACGCAAACCTCTGTTTTCTTTCCCAGCAGAGGTGAGGCCACGAAGTTCCCTGTGATTGTGGACAGGATTGTTGAGCCAGTTGATTCTTGGGTCATTTCTTATAGCACTGTGTGCAACATCAACCAAAATGACCTCAAAATATTTGAAGGTGGAATCCTGCAATACAAAAAATAACGGGTTAGATACGCACCATCCAGGTTATCAAGAACAAGTTTAACTTGCAACAAGAACACACACGAAAACTAACCTCATTGACCCAGTAGGAGTTGAGAACCCTGAGTCCACCAAGCTTACGTCCAGCACGCTCCTCAGCAACTGACCTTTTACTCCTCTGAAACTTGAGTTGGGTAACTCCCTGGTTGGTTGGTTTACCATAAACAATACCCTTGGAAACTGGCCTCTTTCGGCCACCTCTACGGACGCGAACACGGTAAATAACATATCCCTAAAATGATATAACAAATACAGATAGATCAGCAGTCATGCTCACATCATAACAAATATTGTAAATCAGAACATGTTCAACACCGATAGCTATAAATAACCAAATGCacaataaatcaacaaaaaaaccaaACATAACATGACTAAGTCATCAATGCAAGAGTTTACTTAATAGAATAAACAAATGTGATCGGAATCaaatttataagcaaattttggGGAATTATAAATCACAACACATTGGGATAGTTTcacaatttgtttattttccattttcacATGGAAAAACATATTAAGgagattaattaaattaaaaaaaaaaaaaaaaaaaactttatcatGGTAAACATACATAAACTAACTTGaacttcataaaaaaaaaaaaaaagactaatatcATCCCTAAATTATTGAAtgcaaaaatcacttttaaaacGAAGAAATCAATATTGAATCAACAATAATATAAAACGATTGATTGAATAATATTTGACCTGTTTGGCCTTGTAACCCAAACGGCGAGCTTTGTCAGGACGAGTAGGCCTGGTGAGACGAACAATGGAAGATTGTTGACGATACTCCCAGCACCTAACACGCTGCACGAATCCCATCACATCTGATTGTTTCTTGCGCCATAACTCGGAAACATACTTGTATGCACCTATtcataaacaaattatatttcaatcatcattttcataatcaatttatCATAGAAAGTAAAATCTAATTTCTAAACACAAAAACGAGAAAGAAAATGGAATCAAATTGAGAGAAGGGTTACCCATTTTTGCTTGATAGGAGGGAGAGTGAAGCGCAGCACACACaagaggttttgtttttagggtttctgaaTGTATATGTAGGACGAAAAAGGTTTGTTTATACAGTTTATAACTTCACACGATGGGTTATATTTTGGGCCGACCCAGTTTCCATCTGCACCTTTCTGTTTTCTATACACACCTTcctaatgtttttattttgttttgtttttataaaatgatATGTTATTAGCggtactattataaaaaaattattatttttttatatctgaataatttttaataagaaaaaattaatatattatacacaaaagcataatctattgaaatttggaattttttttttatttttacggtaattgaaatttgaaacattTTACGGTAATTTTGAATTCATCAGATTAAAATTTGGTAAtcaaaatgttaatttttactCACCAGAACGTTCtagataaaatattaaaaaaaaaccttaataaGGTGCAAGTGATATTATGTGAGTATGATTAggtatgaagcacggacacttcTATAATTAGGCGTGTTGCGGTGTCGAACACGTGTCGGTATCCGACATTCGTATGATACTTTTTTGACACGTGTTGGACCGCTCAAATAGGTGtccaaaca
It contains:
- the LOC123911298 gene encoding 60S ribosomal protein L15-1 — protein: MGAYKYVSELWRKKQSDVMGFVQRVRCWEYRQQSSIVRLTRPTRPDKARRLGYKAKQGYVIYRVRVRRGGRKRPVSKGIVYGKPTNQGVTQLKFQRSKRSVAEERAGRKLGGLRVLNSYWVNEDSTFKYFEVILVDVAHSAIRNDPRINWLNNPVHNHRELRGLTSAGKENRGLRGKGHRHHKARPSRRANWKRNNTLSLRRYR